In Euwallacea similis isolate ESF13 chromosome 17, ESF131.1, whole genome shotgun sequence, a single window of DNA contains:
- the east gene encoding uncharacterized protein east isoform X1: MFIVAEISTDGYSCNVLKRKGNNIVDRWLAHANAHPNAMATRVKKQPNTTSKEVTSLPAQIKNEAIGSTTGTIAKKTGRSVKATVKTFKGVKKTVQLKAKTRVTKKTPLKINPKNFARVLMENSKGKDGKKMLLKNGGKEAVKKSRQKTKVPKIKQEPVEDEKEEEEQPPVLEPIFEDNLGLRKSPKKRGRKSLQAPSLIDIRKIKMEPSEESSVGANEDLKLPVLMESTAKAVRKPGRPRKPKIDPSSIDEGMTDLSFLIDSDHIKRELVDCASESSKVEEQKIKKLTKKQRLELLKKDFMKKENIENTLRKLEPADFKVIDRLDLNVHKSKTDLPKIKRRHSIERFPTGAVNVSGDSLVSVFSQMPRAIRLGSKRSSPYSTRSDSPARQLRNGKHRKLKDLNLLAGLESPKRRKRVYSDMSGSETASKLSGYESDSSFSDLASLHGSEKDIELSKTVLDSLLIDGSCTLEPKSATDLVKPVIDTNSNLCTDAVATTAPKSTDSNLTAKLPDSCEVILESPSAKVPQKGLLLDIMKQTFNDLSGEKSAGRVEMAPFYGRSTMEGSEELQGGRKNEYATEATTSKSGISPVQVSTNTMPEEDELRLLLEQTDPTLNTFDINKENFQGGCVVHSSPKPIEQDPLLDQAPILEKQVLNTADDNISIIHLQAAADVEHLEPPVLEMVRPVAKIDQKKPVVDDHKIGIAVTEKDNVVLFSIEHLTDDAADQDVSNEDLNQSSEDKTQEEENAECEEVESNIELINTEKNRSGKEAEESAHTDAASLDLQSSSTELQRENCNRIIHDIRPSPSKEVILRAHHIENESKKMSEIEVGEKEYEKTGKEATEKRCDKNESEINGNEEWKGNVVGKKQVGKKVSHESAEELAKKESILNALGLQSLKTAKGSPYPKRKSKASAAKSDPYTGTLKTVIKINKKKRKNSLKMTLQKSKSIKHDSEGASTEEGYQIMKESGSTSSKHNRESSDSAGAHRKSHYSNRSNMDGSSEQHTSEGEQGGSFHENKSQPEKSLIVPEKASSFSIHPGRLCKDECSYCFGKFGLFDTPCHIAQIKSVERQNKILSAEKHLTRDSCLCDACYRHVDRKSNSPSYINKSLKRNSLVAPGPRQNHCHVLGCNNVSSNILRRKWIIKMRKSICQAINIDLDNPGLHSIPICDEHFSALEHLMICAMCKRRLARNHIHYLGPEVQELNEALKDDGIPIVLSDKPVVCKLCRCFASIILKDPEERMENSVNFFKEYKKRLLHFNDASLENPVVVPDKIDKKDVDLIGRTKKRPKNFFNESEEDEDTSGVRNRSRAPSTDSSHSQNINNNSPDDGDEYEGVDYNTLIPAIAMECPSDNESKKEVPGVQRKMPRLELLGSSIEISRVYKNSIDKNRSNDLAAQKLGQNPSISLKPTYAMPRSNDLWQDGKPISTPSLSVRQLFPGEEELGLMGEIDFKNTLSRTPEGWEKCTTTIQYDEDTKLLWQELQKPYGSQSSFLRHLVLLEKYFRNGDLILSPTASHHAINYRESVHNRLRAYDNLPTGSDNIQPPSMVQFNKIHTKTSGGGITNHPNSNGLPPVTISQIGTGLDQHISRAPITLQQLNQPPQYSKTAVLSTLNMKNKPPGLISINQNVLSPGRPLIPGQKIKFPITKNWRPNLIPIDPAKKSERRPGLVQVISGGKPYHITLEDYKKMCAIKRSFEAKQKKIQEQQQAKQQLGQNSILKMSLAKKGVIVGNTCNGIVTEGKSLSPVPISSAASSTITSLTDNGETILDKLDKQVERLGRSSEPISISAIALERNPAIQLIPRIPKSLTVIPQTVHKDISASPQRKTSSSASSNGEDSNSQS; encoded by the exons ATGTTTATTGTGGCGGAGATATCGACAGACGGCTACAGCTGTAACGTCTTGAAACGCAAAGGAAATAACATTGTTGATAGATGGCTAG cCCATGCAAACGCCCATCCAAATGCCATGGCAACCAGAGTTAAGAAGCAACCAAATACCACCTCCAAGGAGGTAACCTCGTTGCCTGCACAGATTAAGAATGAGGCCATTGGAAGCACTACTGGTACCATTGCGAAGAAAACTGGCAGATCTGTCAAAGCCACAGTAAAAACGTTTAAAGGGGTAAAGAAGACTGTGCAGTTAAAAGCAAAAACGCGAGTCACTAAAAAAACCCCCTTGAAAATTAATCCTAAAAATTTTGCCAGGGTGTTAATGGAAAATAGTAAAG GTAAAGATGGAAAGAAAATGCTGCTTAAAAACGGCGGTAAGGAGGCTGTGAAGAAATCGCGACAAAAAACCAAAGTGCCTAAAATCAAGCAAGAACCTGTGGAGGATGAGAAAGAAGAGGAAGAACAACCCCCGGTATTGGAGCCAATTTTTGAGGACAATTTGGGGTTGAGGAAGAGCCCAAAGAAACGAGGCAGAAAATCACTGCAAGCCCCCTCATTAATagatattcgaaaaattaaaatggagCCTAGTGAAGAGTCCAGTGTTGGTGCCAATGAAGACTTGAAACTTCCAGTTTTAATGGAATCTACTGCTAAAGCGGTGAGAAAACCTGGAAGACCAAg gAAACCCAAAATCGATCCATCTTCAATCGATGAAGGAATGACAGACCTCTCGTTTTTAATCGATTCGGATCACATAAAACGAGAATTGGTGGATTGCGCATCAGAATCCTCCAAAGTAGAAgaacagaaaattaaaaagttaacgaAAAAGCAGCGTTTGGAACTCttgaaaaaagattttatgaaaaaggaaaatatcgaaaatacGCTTAGAAAATTAGAACCCGCAGATTTTAAAGTCATTGATAGATTAGATTTGAACGTACACAAGTCTAAGACTGATTTGCCTAAGATCAAAAGGAGGCATAGTATTGAGAGATTTCCTACTGGTGCTGTAAATGTGAGTGGAGACAGTTTGGTATCTGTTTTTAGCCAAATGCCAAG AGCCATAAGGCTGGGATCCAAACGGTCAAGTCCATATTCGACGCGATCCGATTCACCTGCAAGACAATTACGTAACGGAAAGCACCGCAAACTCAAGGATTTGAATCTTTTGGCAGGTCTGGAGAGCCCTAAGAGAAGGAAAAGGGTATATTCCGATATGAGTGGAAGTGAAACAGCCTCTAAGCTCTCGGGCTACGAATCAGACAGCAGTTTTTCCGATTTGGCCTCTTTACACGGAAGTGAGAAAGACATTGAGCTGTCTAAAACG gTATTAGACAGTTTACTAATAGACGGTTCTTGCACTTTGGAACCAAAATCAGCTACTGATTTAGTTAAACCAGTTATTGACACCAATTCGAATTTGTGCACTGATGCTGTCGCTACTACGGCTCCCAAGTCCACAGATAGCAATTTGACAGCTAAATTACCAGACTCGTGCGAAGTAATCCTTGAATCGCCGAGTGCAAAAGTGCCTCAAAAAGGGTTACTACTGGACATTATGAAACAGACTTTTAACGATTTGAGCGGCGAAAAATCAGCGGGGAGGGTCGAGATGGCGCCATTTTACGGGAGATCGACTATGGAAGGATCAGAAGAACTTCAAGGAGGG agaaaaaatgaatacGCCACCGAAGCGACAACCTCCAAAAGTGGAATTTCGCCGGTTCAGGTATCTACAAACACAATGCCTGAAGAGGATGAGCTTAGATTACTGTTGGAACAAACTGATCCTACTTTAAATACTTTTG aCATTAACAAAGAGAATTTTCAAGGTGGCTGCGTGGTTCATAGTAGCCCTAAACCCATCGAACAAGATCCTTTGTTGGATCAAGCTCCAATCTTGGAAAAACAAGTTTTGAATACTGCAGATgataatatttctattataCATCTTCAAGCAGCAGCAGATGTGGAGCATTTGGAACCGCCGGTATTAGAAATGGTGCGACCGGTTGCAAAAATCGATCAGAAAAAGCCCGTTGTCGATGACCATAAAATAGGAATAGCCGTTACAGAGAAGGACAATGTGGTGTTGTTTTCTATTGAACACTTGACCGATGACGCAGCCGATCAGGATGTCAGTAATGAAGATTTAAACCAAAGTTCTGAGGATAAAACCCAGGAAGAGGAGAATGCTGAGTGTGAGGAAGTTGAGAGTAATATTGAACTCATCAATACAGAAAAAAACCGAAGTGGAAAAGAAGCTGAAGAGAGCGCCCATACAGATGCTGCTTCTCTAGATTTGCAATCGTCCTCCACAGAACTTCAACGAGAAAATTGCAATCGTATTATACACGACATAAGGCCTTCACCAtcaaaagaagtaattttaagaGCTCATCATATAGAAAATGAATCCAAGAAAATGAGTGAAATTGAGGTAGGGGAAAAGGAATACGAAAAGACTGGCAAAGAAGCGACTGAAAAAAGGTGTGATAAGAATGAGAGTGAGATTAATGGTAATGAAGAATGGAAGGGAAATGTAGTTGGTAAAAAACAAGTCGGAAAGAAGGTTTCACACGAGTCAGCTGAAGAGCTGGCGAAGAAAGAAAGCATTTTAAAT GCATTGGGATTACAAAGCCTCAAAACAGCAAAAGGATCACCTTATCCAAAGAGGAAGAGCAAGGCGTCCGCCGCGAAGAGCGACCCGTACACTGGAACTTTAAAAActgtgataaaaattaataaaaagaaaaggaaaaattcccTAAAAATGACTTTACAAAAGAGTAAGAGTATTAAACATGACTCGGAGGGCGCCAGCACTGAGGAAGGTTACCAAATTATGAAAGAg AGTGGTTCCACTTCTTCGAAACACAACAGAGAGTCGTCCGACTCGGCCGGTGCGCATCGCAAATCACATTATTCTAACCGATCTAACATGG ATGGCAGTAGTGAACAACACACTTCGGAAGGTGAACAAGGTGGTTCTTTCCATGAGAACAAGAGTCAACCAGAAAAGTCCTTGATTGTTCCCGAAAAAGCTAGTTCTTTCAGCATTCATCCTGGCCGGCTTTGTAAAGATGAGTGTTCTTACTGTTTTGGAAAGTTTGGGCTATTTGACACTCCTTGTCACATAGCTCAAATAAAAAGTGTTGAAaggcaaaacaaaattttatctg CGGAAAAACACTTGACTAGGGACTCTTGTCTTTGCGACGCCTGTTACAGGCACGTCGACAGGAAATCCAATTCCCCATCCTATATAAATAAGTCGTTGAAACGTAACTCGCTGGTTGCTCCAGGACCAAGACAGAACCACTGCCACGTATTGGGCTGTAACAATGTATCCTCGAATATTTTGCGCAGGAAATGGATTATCAAAATGCGAAAAAGTATTTGTCAAGCG ATTAACATCGACTTGGATAATCCCGGATTGCACTCGATTCCGATTTGCGATGAGCATTTTTCTGCTTTAGAGCACTTAATGATTTGCGCCATGTGCAAAAGACGCCTAGCCAGGAATCACATCCATTATTTAGGGCCTGAAGTGCAAGAATTGAACGAAGCCCTTAAAGATGACG gtATTCCTATTGTGTTATCCGATAAGCCGGTAGTCTGTAAGCTCTGCAGATGCTTCGCCTCGATAATTCTTAAAGATCCCGAGGAGCGCATGGAAAACAGCGTGAATTTCTTCAAAGAATACAAAAAGAG ATTGCTCCACTTCAATGATGCCTCCTTGGAAAACCCCGTAGTTGTTCCCGATAAGATCGATAAAAAGGATGTAGATTTAATCGGCAGAACCAAAAAACGGCcgaagaattttttcaacGAGAGCGAAGAGGATGAAGACACGTCCGGTGTTAG AAACAGGTCCAGAGCACCATCCACGGATTCCAGTCATTCacaaaatatcaacaataattCCCCCGACGACGGGGACGAATACGAGGGAGTGGATTATAACACTTTAATCCCCGCTATTGCTATGGAGTGTCCTAGTGATAATGAAAGCAAGAAAGAAGTACCGGGAGTGCAAAGAAAAATGCCCAGACTGGAGTTG CTGGGGAGTTCGATAGAAATCTCAAGAGTCTATAAAAACAGTATTGACAAAAACAGATCGAACGATCTAGCGGCTCAGAAATTGGGCCAAAATCCTTCGATATCTCTTAAGCCGACCTACGCAATGCCACGTTCAAATGATCTGTGGCAAGACGGAAAACCAATTTCCACCCCATCCTTGTCGGTGAGACAACTATTTCCCG gTGAAGAAGAATTAGGTTTGATGGGTGAAATCGATTTCAAGAACACGTTGTCTCGCACGCCTGAGGGGTGGGAGAAGTGTACAACCACCATCCAGTACGATGAAGACACCAAGTTGCTGTGGCAAGAATTGCAGAAGCCATATGGAAGTCAAAGCAGTTTCTTAAGGCATTTAGTTTTGTTGGAGAAATACTTTAG gaatgGTGATCTGATCCTCTCCCCTACGGCGAGCCACCATGCGATCAACTATAGGGAAAGTGTGCACAACCGTTTGCGGGCGTACGACAACCTGCCGACTGGGTCTGACAATATCCAACCACCCAGCATGGtgcaattcaataaaatacacaCAAAAACTAGCGGTGGGGGAATAACTAATCATCCCAATTCGAACGGCCTACCACCAGTGACGATTAGCCAGATAGGGACCGGCCTAGATCAACATATTTCTCGAGCTCCCATAACACTTCAACAACTCAACCAACCTCCTCAGTACTCGAAAACTGCAGTTTTATCCACTTTAAATATGAAGAATAAGCCTCCGGGATTGATTTCAATCAATCAAAATGTGCTCTCTCCGGGGCGACCACTGATACCCGGGCAAAAGATTAAGTTCCCAATAACAAAGAATTGGAGACCGAACCTAATTCCCATTGATCCAGCCAAAAAGAGTGAGAGAAGACCCGGGCTTGTACAG gtaataTCTGGTGGAAAACCCTACCATATCACCTTGGAGGATTACAAGAAAATGTGCGCTATTAAACGGAGTTTCGAGGCCAAACAGAAGAAAATACAAGAGCAACAACAAGCCAAGCAACAACTCGGCCAAAACTCGATCCTAAAGATGTCGTTAGCAAAGAAGGGCGTAATCGTAGGCAACACCTGCAATGGTATTGTGACCGAAGGAAAATCTCTCAGTCCGGTACCCATTTCCAGTGCCGCTTCATCTACCATTACTAGTTTAACTGATAATGGCGAAACTATTTTGGATAAGTTGGACAAACAAGTAGAGCGGTTGGGCAGATCGAGTGAACCAATATCCATATCAGCGATTGCGTTGGAGAGAAATCCAGCCATTCAACTGATACCGAGAATACCGAAATCTTTAACTGTTATTCCGCAAACTGTTCACAAAGACATCAGTGCTAGCCCGCAAAGGAAAACCAGCTCGAGTGCGTCTAGTAACGGTGAAGACAGCAATAGTCAGTCTTGA
- the east gene encoding uncharacterized protein east isoform X4 → MATRVKKQPNTTSKEVTSLPAQIKNEAIGSTTGTIAKKTGRSVKATVKTFKGVKKTVQLKAKTRVTKKTPLKINPKNFARVLMENSKGKDGKKMLLKNGGKEAVKKSRQKTKVPKIKQEPVEDEKEEEEQPPVLEPIFEDNLGLRKSPKKRGRKSLQAPSLIDIRKIKMEPSEESSVGANEDLKLPVLMESTAKAVRKPGRPRKPKIDPSSIDEGMTDLSFLIDSDHIKRELVDCASESSKVEEQKIKKLTKKQRLELLKKDFMKKENIENTLRKLEPADFKVIDRLDLNVHKSKTDLPKIKRRHSIERFPTGAVNVSGDSLVSVFSQMPRAIRLGSKRSSPYSTRSDSPARQLRNGKHRKLKDLNLLAGLESPKRRKRVYSDMSGSETASKLSGYESDSSFSDLASLHGSEKDIELSKTVLDSLLIDGSCTLEPKSATDLVKPVIDTNSNLCTDAVATTAPKSTDSNLTAKLPDSCEVILESPSAKVPQKGLLLDIMKQTFNDLSGEKSAGRVEMAPFYGRSTMEGSEELQGGRKNEYATEATTSKSGISPVQVSTNTMPEEDELRLLLEQTDPTLNTFDINKENFQGGCVVHSSPKPIEQDPLLDQAPILEKQVLNTADDNISIIHLQAAADVEHLEPPVLEMVRPVAKIDQKKPVVDDHKIGIAVTEKDNVVLFSIEHLTDDAADQDVSNEDLNQSSEDKTQEEENAECEEVESNIELINTEKNRSGKEAEESAHTDAASLDLQSSSTELQRENCNRIIHDIRPSPSKEVILRAHHIENESKKMSEIEVGEKEYEKTGKEATEKRCDKNESEINGNEEWKGNVVGKKQVGKKVSHESAEELAKKESILNALGLQSLKTAKGSPYPKRKSKASAAKSDPYTGTLKTVIKINKKKRKNSLKMTLQKSKSIKHDSEGASTEEGYQIMKESGSTSSKHNRESSDSAGAHRKSHYSNRSNMDGSSEQHTSEGEQGGSFHENKSQPEKSLIVPEKASSFSIHPGRLCKDECSYCFGKFGLFDTPCHIAQIKSVERQNKILSAEKHLTRDSCLCDACYRHVDRKSNSPSYINKSLKRNSLVAPGPRQNHCHVLGCNNVSSNILRRKWIIKMRKSICQAINIDLDNPGLHSIPICDEHFSALEHLMICAMCKRRLARNHIHYLGPEVQELNEALKDDGIPIVLSDKPVVCKLCRCFASIILKDPEERMENSVNFFKEYKKRLLHFNDASLENPVVVPDKIDKKDVDLIGRTKKRPKNFFNESEEDEDTSGVRNRSRAPSTDSSHSQNINNNSPDDGDEYEGVDYNTLIPAIAMECPSDNESKKEVPGVQRKMPRLELLGSSIEISRVYKNSIDKNRSNDLAAQKLGQNPSISLKPTYAMPRSNDLWQDGKPISTPSLSVRQLFPGEEELGLMGEIDFKNTLSRTPEGWEKCTTTIQYDEDTKLLWQELQKPYGSQSSFLRHLVLLEKYFRNGDLILSPTASHHAINYRESVHNRLRAYDNLPTGSDNIQPPSMVQFNKIHTKTSGGGITNHPNSNGLPPVTISQIGTGLDQHISRAPITLQQLNQPPQYSKTAVLSTLNMKNKPPGLISINQNVLSPGRPLIPGQKIKFPITKNWRPNLIPIDPAKKSERRPGLVQVISGGKPYHITLEDYKKMCAIKRSFEAKQKKIQEQQQAKQQLGQNSILKMSLAKKGVIVGNTCNGIVTEGKSLSPVPISSAASSTITSLTDNGETILDKLDKQVERLGRSSEPISISAIALERNPAIQLIPRIPKSLTVIPQTVHKDISASPQRKTSSSASSNGEDSNSQS, encoded by the exons ATGGCAACCAGAGTTAAGAAGCAACCAAATACCACCTCCAAGGAGGTAACCTCGTTGCCTGCACAGATTAAGAATGAGGCCATTGGAAGCACTACTGGTACCATTGCGAAGAAAACTGGCAGATCTGTCAAAGCCACAGTAAAAACGTTTAAAGGGGTAAAGAAGACTGTGCAGTTAAAAGCAAAAACGCGAGTCACTAAAAAAACCCCCTTGAAAATTAATCCTAAAAATTTTGCCAGGGTGTTAATGGAAAATAGTAAAG GTAAAGATGGAAAGAAAATGCTGCTTAAAAACGGCGGTAAGGAGGCTGTGAAGAAATCGCGACAAAAAACCAAAGTGCCTAAAATCAAGCAAGAACCTGTGGAGGATGAGAAAGAAGAGGAAGAACAACCCCCGGTATTGGAGCCAATTTTTGAGGACAATTTGGGGTTGAGGAAGAGCCCAAAGAAACGAGGCAGAAAATCACTGCAAGCCCCCTCATTAATagatattcgaaaaattaaaatggagCCTAGTGAAGAGTCCAGTGTTGGTGCCAATGAAGACTTGAAACTTCCAGTTTTAATGGAATCTACTGCTAAAGCGGTGAGAAAACCTGGAAGACCAAg gAAACCCAAAATCGATCCATCTTCAATCGATGAAGGAATGACAGACCTCTCGTTTTTAATCGATTCGGATCACATAAAACGAGAATTGGTGGATTGCGCATCAGAATCCTCCAAAGTAGAAgaacagaaaattaaaaagttaacgaAAAAGCAGCGTTTGGAACTCttgaaaaaagattttatgaaaaaggaaaatatcgaaaatacGCTTAGAAAATTAGAACCCGCAGATTTTAAAGTCATTGATAGATTAGATTTGAACGTACACAAGTCTAAGACTGATTTGCCTAAGATCAAAAGGAGGCATAGTATTGAGAGATTTCCTACTGGTGCTGTAAATGTGAGTGGAGACAGTTTGGTATCTGTTTTTAGCCAAATGCCAAG AGCCATAAGGCTGGGATCCAAACGGTCAAGTCCATATTCGACGCGATCCGATTCACCTGCAAGACAATTACGTAACGGAAAGCACCGCAAACTCAAGGATTTGAATCTTTTGGCAGGTCTGGAGAGCCCTAAGAGAAGGAAAAGGGTATATTCCGATATGAGTGGAAGTGAAACAGCCTCTAAGCTCTCGGGCTACGAATCAGACAGCAGTTTTTCCGATTTGGCCTCTTTACACGGAAGTGAGAAAGACATTGAGCTGTCTAAAACG gTATTAGACAGTTTACTAATAGACGGTTCTTGCACTTTGGAACCAAAATCAGCTACTGATTTAGTTAAACCAGTTATTGACACCAATTCGAATTTGTGCACTGATGCTGTCGCTACTACGGCTCCCAAGTCCACAGATAGCAATTTGACAGCTAAATTACCAGACTCGTGCGAAGTAATCCTTGAATCGCCGAGTGCAAAAGTGCCTCAAAAAGGGTTACTACTGGACATTATGAAACAGACTTTTAACGATTTGAGCGGCGAAAAATCAGCGGGGAGGGTCGAGATGGCGCCATTTTACGGGAGATCGACTATGGAAGGATCAGAAGAACTTCAAGGAGGG agaaaaaatgaatacGCCACCGAAGCGACAACCTCCAAAAGTGGAATTTCGCCGGTTCAGGTATCTACAAACACAATGCCTGAAGAGGATGAGCTTAGATTACTGTTGGAACAAACTGATCCTACTTTAAATACTTTTG aCATTAACAAAGAGAATTTTCAAGGTGGCTGCGTGGTTCATAGTAGCCCTAAACCCATCGAACAAGATCCTTTGTTGGATCAAGCTCCAATCTTGGAAAAACAAGTTTTGAATACTGCAGATgataatatttctattataCATCTTCAAGCAGCAGCAGATGTGGAGCATTTGGAACCGCCGGTATTAGAAATGGTGCGACCGGTTGCAAAAATCGATCAGAAAAAGCCCGTTGTCGATGACCATAAAATAGGAATAGCCGTTACAGAGAAGGACAATGTGGTGTTGTTTTCTATTGAACACTTGACCGATGACGCAGCCGATCAGGATGTCAGTAATGAAGATTTAAACCAAAGTTCTGAGGATAAAACCCAGGAAGAGGAGAATGCTGAGTGTGAGGAAGTTGAGAGTAATATTGAACTCATCAATACAGAAAAAAACCGAAGTGGAAAAGAAGCTGAAGAGAGCGCCCATACAGATGCTGCTTCTCTAGATTTGCAATCGTCCTCCACAGAACTTCAACGAGAAAATTGCAATCGTATTATACACGACATAAGGCCTTCACCAtcaaaagaagtaattttaagaGCTCATCATATAGAAAATGAATCCAAGAAAATGAGTGAAATTGAGGTAGGGGAAAAGGAATACGAAAAGACTGGCAAAGAAGCGACTGAAAAAAGGTGTGATAAGAATGAGAGTGAGATTAATGGTAATGAAGAATGGAAGGGAAATGTAGTTGGTAAAAAACAAGTCGGAAAGAAGGTTTCACACGAGTCAGCTGAAGAGCTGGCGAAGAAAGAAAGCATTTTAAAT GCATTGGGATTACAAAGCCTCAAAACAGCAAAAGGATCACCTTATCCAAAGAGGAAGAGCAAGGCGTCCGCCGCGAAGAGCGACCCGTACACTGGAACTTTAAAAActgtgataaaaattaataaaaagaaaaggaaaaattcccTAAAAATGACTTTACAAAAGAGTAAGAGTATTAAACATGACTCGGAGGGCGCCAGCACTGAGGAAGGTTACCAAATTATGAAAGAg AGTGGTTCCACTTCTTCGAAACACAACAGAGAGTCGTCCGACTCGGCCGGTGCGCATCGCAAATCACATTATTCTAACCGATCTAACATGG ATGGCAGTAGTGAACAACACACTTCGGAAGGTGAACAAGGTGGTTCTTTCCATGAGAACAAGAGTCAACCAGAAAAGTCCTTGATTGTTCCCGAAAAAGCTAGTTCTTTCAGCATTCATCCTGGCCGGCTTTGTAAAGATGAGTGTTCTTACTGTTTTGGAAAGTTTGGGCTATTTGACACTCCTTGTCACATAGCTCAAATAAAAAGTGTTGAAaggcaaaacaaaattttatctg CGGAAAAACACTTGACTAGGGACTCTTGTCTTTGCGACGCCTGTTACAGGCACGTCGACAGGAAATCCAATTCCCCATCCTATATAAATAAGTCGTTGAAACGTAACTCGCTGGTTGCTCCAGGACCAAGACAGAACCACTGCCACGTATTGGGCTGTAACAATGTATCCTCGAATATTTTGCGCAGGAAATGGATTATCAAAATGCGAAAAAGTATTTGTCAAGCG ATTAACATCGACTTGGATAATCCCGGATTGCACTCGATTCCGATTTGCGATGAGCATTTTTCTGCTTTAGAGCACTTAATGATTTGCGCCATGTGCAAAAGACGCCTAGCCAGGAATCACATCCATTATTTAGGGCCTGAAGTGCAAGAATTGAACGAAGCCCTTAAAGATGACG gtATTCCTATTGTGTTATCCGATAAGCCGGTAGTCTGTAAGCTCTGCAGATGCTTCGCCTCGATAATTCTTAAAGATCCCGAGGAGCGCATGGAAAACAGCGTGAATTTCTTCAAAGAATACAAAAAGAG ATTGCTCCACTTCAATGATGCCTCCTTGGAAAACCCCGTAGTTGTTCCCGATAAGATCGATAAAAAGGATGTAGATTTAATCGGCAGAACCAAAAAACGGCcgaagaattttttcaacGAGAGCGAAGAGGATGAAGACACGTCCGGTGTTAG AAACAGGTCCAGAGCACCATCCACGGATTCCAGTCATTCacaaaatatcaacaataattCCCCCGACGACGGGGACGAATACGAGGGAGTGGATTATAACACTTTAATCCCCGCTATTGCTATGGAGTGTCCTAGTGATAATGAAAGCAAGAAAGAAGTACCGGGAGTGCAAAGAAAAATGCCCAGACTGGAGTTG CTGGGGAGTTCGATAGAAATCTCAAGAGTCTATAAAAACAGTATTGACAAAAACAGATCGAACGATCTAGCGGCTCAGAAATTGGGCCAAAATCCTTCGATATCTCTTAAGCCGACCTACGCAATGCCACGTTCAAATGATCTGTGGCAAGACGGAAAACCAATTTCCACCCCATCCTTGTCGGTGAGACAACTATTTCCCG gTGAAGAAGAATTAGGTTTGATGGGTGAAATCGATTTCAAGAACACGTTGTCTCGCACGCCTGAGGGGTGGGAGAAGTGTACAACCACCATCCAGTACGATGAAGACACCAAGTTGCTGTGGCAAGAATTGCAGAAGCCATATGGAAGTCAAAGCAGTTTCTTAAGGCATTTAGTTTTGTTGGAGAAATACTTTAG gaatgGTGATCTGATCCTCTCCCCTACGGCGAGCCACCATGCGATCAACTATAGGGAAAGTGTGCACAACCGTTTGCGGGCGTACGACAACCTGCCGACTGGGTCTGACAATATCCAACCACCCAGCATGGtgcaattcaataaaatacacaCAAAAACTAGCGGTGGGGGAATAACTAATCATCCCAATTCGAACGGCCTACCACCAGTGACGATTAGCCAGATAGGGACCGGCCTAGATCAACATATTTCTCGAGCTCCCATAACACTTCAACAACTCAACCAACCTCCTCAGTACTCGAAAACTGCAGTTTTATCCACTTTAAATATGAAGAATAAGCCTCCGGGATTGATTTCAATCAATCAAAATGTGCTCTCTCCGGGGCGACCACTGATACCCGGGCAAAAGATTAAGTTCCCAATAACAAAGAATTGGAGACCGAACCTAATTCCCATTGATCCAGCCAAAAAGAGTGAGAGAAGACCCGGGCTTGTACAG gtaataTCTGGTGGAAAACCCTACCATATCACCTTGGAGGATTACAAGAAAATGTGCGCTATTAAACGGAGTTTCGAGGCCAAACAGAAGAAAATACAAGAGCAACAACAAGCCAAGCAACAACTCGGCCAAAACTCGATCCTAAAGATGTCGTTAGCAAAGAAGGGCGTAATCGTAGGCAACACCTGCAATGGTATTGTGACCGAAGGAAAATCTCTCAGTCCGGTACCCATTTCCAGTGCCGCTTCATCTACCATTACTAGTTTAACTGATAATGGCGAAACTATTTTGGATAAGTTGGACAAACAAGTAGAGCGGTTGGGCAGATCGAGTGAACCAATATCCATATCAGCGATTGCGTTGGAGAGAAATCCAGCCATTCAACTGATACCGAGAATACCGAAATCTTTAACTGTTATTCCGCAAACTGTTCACAAAGACATCAGTGCTAGCCCGCAAAGGAAAACCAGCTCGAGTGCGTCTAGTAACGGTGAAGACAGCAATAGTCAGTCTTGA